In uncultured Fibrobacter sp., the following are encoded in one genomic region:
- a CDS encoding sugar phosphate nucleotidyltransferase — protein sequence MEKFPVNNDSLNVLILAAGLGTRLRPLTNDVPKPLVPVVDASILDLQARKARAIGNVRLHANAHYLADQVVAAGGTLGFEKVWVELPDILGTAGPLKRIYNEGYRGGLLIMNGDAYCNFDLKAFVENAQVLAAQPNGPQVALLAVDFPKVNTFRVGADGRLAGVVGRFGSEEGLPATFSGVSWYSDEALSRIRDGEFDIREFWKQELAAGRAPFVDMTQLHATWIDMGSPEGLMSAVEARLKELGRDVNEAVIEDGVQVPAGVTIKHSVIYNGAEIQPGETIENEIRGKGFIWKV from the coding sequence ATGGAAAAATTCCCCGTGAATAACGATTCCCTGAATGTTTTGATTCTAGCGGCGGGCCTTGGAACCCGTCTTCGCCCGCTTACAAATGACGTGCCGAAGCCCCTTGTTCCCGTGGTTGACGCCTCGATTCTGGACTTGCAGGCCCGTAAGGCGCGTGCTATCGGAAATGTTCGTTTGCATGCAAATGCCCATTACCTGGCCGACCAGGTGGTTGCAGCGGGTGGAACTTTAGGTTTCGAAAAAGTCTGGGTGGAACTGCCCGATATCCTTGGGACGGCTGGTCCGCTCAAGCGCATTTATAACGAGGGCTATCGTGGTGGCCTCTTGATTATGAATGGTGATGCCTATTGCAATTTTGACTTGAAGGCATTTGTAGAAAATGCGCAGGTGTTGGCTGCTCAGCCAAATGGCCCGCAGGTGGCTTTGCTCGCGGTCGATTTTCCGAAGGTGAATACGTTCCGCGTGGGTGCGGACGGTCGCTTGGCCGGTGTGGTCGGGCGCTTTGGCAGCGAAGAAGGTTTGCCTGCAACATTTTCGGGCGTTTCTTGGTATAGCGACGAGGCTCTTTCTCGAATCCGCGACGGGGAATTCGATATCCGCGAATTCTGGAAGCAGGAATTGGCGGCGGGTCGCGCTCCGTTCGTGGACATGACGCAGCTGCATGCGACTTGGATTGATATGGGCTCGCCCGAAGGCTTGATGTCGGCGGTGGAAGCTCGTTTGAAGGAGCTTGGCCGCGACGTGAACGAAGCAGTCATTGAAGATGGCGTTCAAGTGCCCGCAGGCGTGACCATCAAGCATTCCGTAATTTATAATGGTGCCGAAATTCAGCCCGGCGAAACAATTGAAAATGAAATCCGCGGTAAGGGATTTATTTGGAAGGTTTAA
- a CDS encoding RNA methyltransferase has protein sequence MRKFRVVLVEPEHPHNVGFVARAMHCYALDELYIVYPRRDKVIENSYHTAPNSHEVLDKATIVHKFEDAIGACACAVAFSRRIYGSAIKHTMMPGLSELLPENGTIALVFGRESCGLETEEVNACTYQCEIPVPGLMSLNLAQAVTVGLYELCRSGALANGEGRAKRGSKGACETAPATIDQIDSFKKFLDRYLTGQYHDQSWRDNFLNTLLQRLHPTRNELSALFGLIRNLAKKPARLEQAADKAAKAAAESAEK, from the coding sequence ATGCGCAAGTTTAGAGTTGTCCTAGTCGAACCGGAACATCCGCACAATGTGGGCTTTGTGGCCCGCGCCATGCACTGCTATGCCCTCGATGAACTTTATATTGTTTATCCGAGACGCGACAAGGTCATCGAAAATTCTTACCACACGGCTCCGAACAGTCACGAAGTCTTGGACAAGGCAACCATTGTGCACAAGTTTGAAGATGCCATTGGCGCTTGCGCTTGCGCGGTTGCGTTTAGCCGTCGTATTTACGGTTCAGCCATTAAGCACACGATGATGCCTGGGCTTTCGGAATTGCTGCCTGAAAACGGAACGATTGCGCTGGTGTTTGGCCGCGAATCTTGCGGGCTTGAGACCGAAGAAGTGAATGCTTGCACTTACCAGTGCGAAATTCCGGTGCCGGGACTCATGAGCTTGAACTTGGCGCAGGCCGTTACGGTGGGCCTTTATGAACTTTGCCGCAGCGGTGCGCTTGCCAACGGCGAAGGCCGCGCAAAGCGTGGTAGCAAGGGTGCCTGCGAAACGGCTCCGGCGACCATTGATCAGATTGATAGTTTCAAGAAATTCCTGGACCGCTATCTGACTGGCCAGTATCACGACCAGTCTTGGCGCGACAACTTCCTCAATACGCTCTTGCAGCGCCTGCACCCGACCCGCAACGAACTTTCGGCGTTGTTTGGCCTCATCCGCAATCTCGCAAAAAAGCCTGCCCGCTTGGAACAAGCCGCCGACAAGGCCGCTAAGGCTGCGGCAGAATCTGCTGAAAAATAA
- a CDS encoding GNAT family N-acetyltransferase: protein MSLETERLILRRWQDSDAEDLYKYASDPDVGPIAGWPVHKNVQESLGVIRYVFCGAEAYAVCLKQDNKAIGAIELKLNGNTDLTERDDECELGYWIGKPFWGQGLIPEAAKELIRHAFQDLGMRKVWCGYYDGNEKSRRVQEKCGFKYQWTTKDLYLPLMSEHRTGHVSCITKEEYESR from the coding sequence ATGTCCCTAGAAACAGAACGATTGATTCTTCGCCGTTGGCAAGATAGCGACGCCGAAGATCTTTACAAATACGCCAGCGACCCTGATGTGGGCCCTATTGCGGGTTGGCCCGTTCACAAAAATGTTCAAGAAAGTCTTGGCGTCATTCGGTACGTTTTTTGCGGAGCCGAAGCTTACGCCGTCTGTTTAAAACAAGATAACAAGGCCATCGGAGCAATCGAACTGAAGCTCAACGGCAACACCGATTTGACCGAGCGCGATGACGAATGCGAACTAGGCTATTGGATCGGCAAACCCTTTTGGGGGCAAGGGCTCATTCCCGAAGCGGCAAAAGAATTAATACGGCACGCCTTCCAAGATCTTGGCATGCGAAAAGTCTGGTGCGGATACTACGATGGAAATGAAAAATCTCGCCGAGTGCAGGAAAAATGTGGATTCAAATACCAATGGACCACCAAGGACCTTTATCTCCCCTTGATGAGCGAGCACCGCACGGGGCATGTCAGTTGCATTACAAAAGAAGAATATGAAAGTCGCTAA